CGAACGTATTGTCCTGCTGGATAACTTCAACAACGCTTATGACCCGGCCATCAAGTGGGCCAACGTGCGCGCGTTGACGACCACCCGCAATGTTGTGGTGGTAGAGGCCGACGTGCGCGATGCCGCCCGCGTTGAGCGGTTGATCGTCGATCATCGCATCACGCATATCCTGCACCTGGCGGCGATGGCTAACGTGCGGGCCAGCATTGAGCAGGCTCCGCTGTATACGGAAGTCAACGTGCTGGGGACGGTCAACGTCCTGGAGGCGGCGCGCAAGCACAGTGTCAAGCAGGTGGTATGCGCCTCAACCTCCTCGGTTTATGGGGCGGATTCACCCGTTCCCTTCACCGAGGACATGCCCGCCCTGCACCCGCTGGCCGCCTACCCCGCCAGCAAGCGGGCAGCGGAGATCATCGGCCACACCTTCTTTCACCTGTTCGGTCTGAACGTGACGTTCCTGCGCCTGTTCAACGTCTACGGGCCGAATGGCCGCCCGGACATGATGCCGCTGCGCGTACTGGAAGCAATCGTCCACGGGCGGGAGATCACACTCTACAACGGCGGGCAGATGCGCCGCGATTGGACCTACATTGACGATATCGTCGATGGTCTGAGCGCTGCACTG
The genomic region above belongs to Anaerolineae bacterium and contains:
- a CDS encoding NAD-dependent epimerase/dehydratase family protein, yielding MNLMITGGAGFIGSHMARRMAPQAERIVLLDNFNNAYDPAIKWANVRALTTTRNVVVVEADVRDAARVERLIVDHRITHILHLAAMANVRASIEQAPLYTEVNVLGTVNVLEAARKHSVKQVVCASTSSVYGADSPVPFTEDMPALHPLAAYPASKRAAEIIGHTFFHLFGLNVTFLRLFNVYGPNGRPDMMPLRVLEAIVHGREITLYNGGQMRRDWTYIDDIVDGLSAALEQPLGYQIINLGCGEPETMLAFVALLEELTGRRALTRDAPAPPSEPPITYCDNTRARELLNFAPRVPLREGLGRTWEWYRRVRGVR